A single window of Pyxidicoccus xibeiensis DNA harbors:
- a CDS encoding aminotransferase-like domain-containing protein, with translation MRCHSSPSRASPAPRVPRCRRRARGASSYLGSFNKLLFPGLRLAYAIVPEPLVGAFVDAKHVADGHTALLTQGVLAAFIQEGHLARHLRETRALYDERRRAFLEEARVLADSLDFGPARAGMHVTGLFKVGGMDDRAVAEECARLGIVVHPLSRYGATGRGGLVFGFAGAPRAAMRSGLGLVRRAIRSASGRAPQKRAP, from the coding sequence GTGCGCTGTCACTCCTCTCCTTCGCGGGCGTCTCCGGCGCCGCGGGTCCCCAGGTGCCGGCGAAGGGCAAGGGGCGCGTCATCTTACCTGGGCAGCTTCAACAAGCTCCTGTTCCCGGGCCTGAGGCTCGCCTACGCCATCGTCCCGGAGCCGCTCGTCGGCGCCTTCGTCGACGCGAAGCACGTCGCCGATGGCCACACCGCCCTGCTCACCCAGGGCGTGCTCGCGGCGTTCATCCAGGAAGGGCACCTGGCCCGCCACCTGCGCGAGACGCGCGCGCTCTATGACGAGCGGCGGCGGGCCTTCCTGGAGGAAGCACGCGTCCTCGCCGACAGCCTGGACTTCGGACCGGCGAGGGCCGGGATGCACGTCACCGGCCTCTTCAAGGTGGGAGGTATGGACGACCGCGCCGTGGCCGAGGAGTGCGCCCGCCTGGGCATCGTGGTCCATCCGCTCTCCCGCTACGGCGCCACCGGCCGTGGCGGGCTCGTCTTCGGCTTCGCGGGCGCGCCCCGCGCGGCCATGCGGTCCGGCCTGGGGCTCGTGAGGCGGGCCATCCGCTCCGCCAGCGGCCGGGCACCGCAGAAGCGCGCTCCCTGA
- a CDS encoding winged helix-turn-helix transcriptional regulator: MAQLIKDLPELPAERALKVIGGRWKVVILYYLFEGPKRLSELRRLAPLASQKVLVQQLREMEEHGIVHREVFAQVPPRVDYTATPLGLSLKPIVAALCEWGRHHATELDALDRHEEKPQACVR; the protein is encoded by the coding sequence ATGGCTCAGCTCATCAAGGACCTCCCCGAGCTTCCCGCCGAGCGGGCACTCAAGGTGATTGGCGGCCGCTGGAAGGTCGTCATCCTCTACTACCTGTTCGAAGGCCCGAAGCGACTCTCCGAGCTCCGGCGGCTGGCGCCGCTCGCCAGCCAGAAGGTGCTGGTCCAGCAACTCCGGGAGATGGAGGAGCACGGCATCGTCCACCGTGAGGTCTTCGCGCAGGTGCCTCCGCGCGTGGACTACACGGCCACCCCGCTCGGGCTCAGCCTCAAGCCCATCGTCGCGGCGCTGTGCGAGTGGGGCCGCCATCATGCGACGGAGCTCGACGCGCTCGACCGGCACGAGGAGAAGCCCCAGGCCTGCGTCAGGTGA
- a CDS encoding WD40 repeat domain-containing protein — MWRRYRQELGPEHDFEDPLGPPLLWPDGRHVAANGRGRIFLWDLATGACSRVLQSSAICRDGDPSFRLACEPVLGRVLEAHKLRDFAVWDSVEWRRIQTFAGHGEPVQAATFVTDDRILSISGDSTAQLWDAWTGERLRMLDTPPLYALAKKPASGHVAVCGSGGAVIVLDGPTLDVRASFHLPMVAARHGPLSEERKRQVGIVWNRPSNTLQALAWHPDGEHLICGAWDFVPRMFHSGTGRVVREWHGHSHWVDAVAVEPSRGLLVTGSSDGTVRVWSLHSTECLAVHDVGHANVEGLLLHDGAIYVTCQGELLVIPLPAE, encoded by the coding sequence ATGTGGCGCCGCTATCGTCAGGAGCTCGGCCCGGAACACGACTTCGAGGACCCGCTGGGGCCGCCGCTGCTGTGGCCCGACGGGCGCCACGTCGCCGCCAACGGACGCGGTCGTATCTTCCTCTGGGACCTCGCGACCGGCGCGTGCTCGCGAGTGCTCCAGAGCAGCGCCATCTGTCGCGACGGTGACCCGTCGTTCCGTCTGGCGTGCGAGCCGGTGCTCGGGCGCGTGCTCGAGGCCCACAAGCTACGCGACTTCGCTGTCTGGGACTCGGTGGAGTGGCGTCGCATCCAGACCTTCGCCGGACACGGCGAGCCGGTGCAGGCCGCAACCTTCGTTACGGATGACCGCATTCTCTCCATCAGTGGCGACAGCACCGCGCAGCTGTGGGACGCGTGGACGGGGGAGCGCCTCCGTATGCTCGACACCCCGCCGCTCTACGCGCTCGCGAAGAAGCCAGCGAGCGGCCACGTCGCCGTCTGCGGAAGCGGCGGCGCCGTCATCGTGCTCGACGGACCCACGCTCGACGTCCGCGCCAGCTTCCACCTGCCGATGGTGGCCGCGCGGCACGGGCCGCTCTCCGAGGAGCGCAAGCGGCAGGTTGGAATCGTCTGGAATCGCCCGAGCAACACCCTCCAGGCGCTGGCCTGGCATCCCGATGGCGAGCACCTCATCTGCGGGGCCTGGGACTTCGTTCCCAGGATGTTTCACAGCGGGACCGGCCGCGTGGTGCGCGAGTGGCACGGCCACTCGCACTGGGTGGATGCCGTCGCGGTCGAGCCGTCGCGCGGGCTGCTGGTCACAGGCAGCTCCGACGGCACCGTGCGCGTCTGGTCGCTCCACTCGACCGAGTGTCTCGCCGTCCACGACGTCGGTCATGCCAACGTCGAAGGCCTGCTCCTGCATGACGGCGCCATCTACGTGACGTGCCAGGGAGAGCTCCTGGTGATTCCCCTGCCAGCGGAGTGA
- a CDS encoding M28 family peptidase: protein MTARPRSFTVLVVLAALSAAAQPSPSPLGPVSPTTGLVLRDDVVHALIQESSGDRIHDGVQRLALLARDTAGGYSEAAEWMRAAAVAAGLRDVRLEPMKEGPQWRATRGELWVAGPHRYRMTSFADLPMALAPGSGSFEGEGLELVDVGSSTQDADYAGKDLKGKVALTRSHPRAVLRNAVVKHGAVGVVTSYSTPPWNLPHRMDGDFPDQVGWAVVPPGLVPPGARVPFLFMISDRQGRELRAQLQEGPVKVDVSIAAETYAGHYSIISGVIPGTRAGEEVVLTAHLDHYKPGANDNGSGSATLLELVRTYTTLIQRGVLPPPVRTLRVLWLPEFEGTREWFSHHGADPVRRVAHFNFDMLGASLSRAHSRFLVSYTPDWNGSFVNAVSESTVAFMNRFNGVAYPPRKDFRIGSVTGSRDPLDAHMERYSRGSDHQLFNDHGIPGVAFSTWPDDGYHTSGDRTENVDPTQLHRTAFAALASITVAAWAEGPGALELARLVAVHGGRRVAEDEFRARRDLAATPAAQVPGIYRLARAVVRLAYQRERDALRSCVPLGAPAAPVQALARVLEKAEAQALDRLEAEGKARGVSLKEPAPSEAERRARAFVPRRVKGQELASFDDVAGKVGPESQPRVAAVQAALSAASTALRESGESELRFYQLLDAIASYADGRRSVADIRDAAYAEYGYVFPVEALLDLFGLLEQGGIMTRAR from the coding sequence ATGACTGCCCGTCCGCGCTCCTTCACCGTCCTCGTCGTTCTCGCCGCGCTCAGCGCCGCCGCCCAACCTTCTCCGTCCCCGCTGGGGCCCGTGTCGCCCACAACCGGTCTGGTGCTGCGGGACGACGTGGTGCATGCCCTCATCCAGGAGAGCTCCGGCGACCGCATCCACGACGGCGTGCAGCGGCTGGCCCTCCTCGCCCGGGATACCGCAGGAGGCTACTCCGAGGCGGCCGAGTGGATGAGGGCCGCCGCCGTGGCCGCGGGGCTGCGGGACGTGCGGCTGGAGCCGATGAAGGAGGGTCCCCAGTGGCGCGCCACGCGCGGCGAGCTGTGGGTGGCCGGCCCCCACCGATACAGGATGACGTCCTTCGCCGACCTGCCCATGGCGCTGGCGCCAGGCAGCGGCAGCTTCGAGGGTGAGGGCCTGGAGCTGGTCGACGTGGGCAGCAGCACCCAGGACGCGGACTACGCGGGCAAGGACCTGAAGGGCAAGGTGGCGCTCACGCGAAGCCATCCCCGGGCCGTGCTGCGCAATGCCGTGGTGAAGCACGGCGCCGTGGGCGTCGTCACCTCCTACTCGACGCCGCCCTGGAACCTGCCCCACCGCATGGACGGAGACTTCCCGGACCAGGTGGGCTGGGCCGTCGTTCCGCCGGGGTTGGTGCCGCCGGGCGCGCGGGTGCCCTTCCTGTTCATGATTTCGGACCGCCAGGGGCGTGAGCTGCGAGCCCAGCTGCAGGAGGGCCCCGTCAAGGTGGACGTGAGCATTGCCGCCGAGACGTACGCGGGGCACTACAGCATCATCAGCGGCGTCATCCCCGGCACCCGCGCCGGAGAGGAGGTCGTCCTCACCGCGCACCTGGACCACTACAAGCCCGGCGCCAACGACAACGGCTCCGGGTCGGCCACCCTGCTGGAGCTGGTGCGCACCTACACCACGCTCATCCAGCGTGGCGTGCTGCCGCCGCCGGTGCGCACCCTGCGCGTGCTGTGGCTGCCGGAGTTCGAGGGCACCCGCGAGTGGTTCTCCCACCACGGCGCGGACCCGGTGCGGCGGGTGGCCCACTTCAACTTCGACATGCTCGGCGCGAGCCTGAGCCGCGCCCACTCGCGCTTCCTGGTGTCCTACACCCCGGACTGGAACGGCAGCTTCGTGAACGCCGTGTCCGAGTCCACGGTGGCCTTCATGAACCGCTTCAACGGGGTGGCCTACCCGCCGAGGAAGGACTTCCGCATCGGCTCGGTCACCGGCTCACGGGATCCGCTGGATGCGCACATGGAGCGCTACAGCCGCGGCTCGGACCACCAGCTCTTCAACGACCATGGCATCCCGGGCGTGGCCTTCTCCACCTGGCCCGACGACGGCTACCACACCAGCGGAGACCGGACGGAGAACGTGGACCCCACGCAGCTGCACCGCACCGCCTTCGCGGCTCTGGCCTCCATCACCGTCGCCGCCTGGGCGGAAGGCCCGGGGGCCCTGGAGCTGGCGCGACTGGTGGCGGTGCACGGGGGGCGGCGCGTGGCGGAGGACGAGTTCCGGGCCCGCCGCGACCTGGCCGCGACGCCCGCCGCGCAGGTGCCCGGCATCTACCGGCTGGCCCGCGCGGTGGTGCGCCTCGCCTACCAGCGCGAGCGCGACGCCCTGCGCTCCTGCGTGCCTCTGGGCGCTCCCGCGGCGCCGGTGCAGGCCCTCGCCCGGGTGCTGGAGAAGGCCGAGGCCCAGGCCCTGGACCGGCTGGAGGCGGAGGGCAAGGCGCGCGGCGTGTCCCTGAAAGAACCCGCCCCCAGCGAGGCCGAGCGCCGGGCCCGGGCCTTCGTCCCTCGCCGCGTGAAGGGCCAGGAGCTTGCGTCCTTCGATGACGTGGCGGGCAAGGTTGGCCCGGAGAGCCAGCCCCGGGTGGCCGCCGTGCAGGCCGCGTTGAGCGCGGCGAGCACCGCCCTGCGAGAGAGCGGGGAGAGCGAGCTGCGCTTCTACCAATTGCTGGATGCCATCGCGAGCTACGCCGACGGCAGGCGCTCCGTGGCGGACATCCGCGACGCGGCCTACGCCGAGTACGGCTACGTCTTCCCCGTGGAGGCGCTCCTGGACCTCTTCGGGCTGCTGGAGCAGGGCGGCATCATGACGCGGGCCCGCTGA
- a CDS encoding NADP-dependent oxidoreductase: MLRSGTVNRRVVLASRPRGLPTPRDFRIDEAAVPTPGEGQVLLRTLYLSLDPYMRQVMDEIPPVYAPSVRLGEPMVGGTVNRVVASKHPGFRPGDLVLGNAGWQDYVLSEGQDLVSLGELAQPSQALGVLGMPAFTAYVGLLDMAQPKPRETVVVAAATGAVGAVVGQLARLKGARVVGIAGGADKCRYAVEELGFDVCLDRRDSRLAERLAAACPGGIDIYFENVGGAVFDAVLPLLNIGARVTVCGLIAHYNEETLPPGPNRLPQLMTAVLQKRIRMQGVVILDHYADRFDAFRRDMGEWVATGRVKLREDRVDGLENAPTAFIGLLEGHNFGKLVVRVSDD, from the coding sequence GTGCTTCGAAGCGGCACCGTCAATCGCCGTGTCGTCCTCGCCTCGCGTCCGCGTGGCCTGCCGACGCCGCGGGACTTCCGTATCGATGAGGCCGCCGTGCCGACGCCGGGCGAAGGACAGGTGCTGCTGCGCACCTTGTACCTCTCGCTCGACCCGTACATGCGCCAGGTGATGGACGAAATCCCACCGGTCTACGCACCGTCGGTGCGCCTGGGGGAACCCATGGTGGGCGGCACGGTCAACCGCGTCGTCGCTTCGAAGCACCCGGGATTCCGCCCCGGTGACCTGGTGCTCGGCAACGCCGGCTGGCAGGACTACGTGCTGTCAGAGGGGCAGGACCTGGTCTCGCTCGGCGAGCTGGCGCAGCCGTCGCAGGCGCTGGGCGTGCTCGGCATGCCCGCCTTCACCGCCTACGTCGGCCTGCTCGACATGGCCCAGCCCAAGCCGCGCGAGACCGTGGTCGTGGCCGCGGCGACGGGCGCGGTCGGCGCGGTGGTCGGGCAGCTCGCCAGACTCAAGGGCGCGCGCGTGGTCGGAATCGCCGGTGGCGCCGACAAGTGCCGCTACGCAGTCGAGGAGCTCGGGTTCGACGTCTGCCTCGACCGCCGGGACTCGCGGCTGGCCGAGCGCCTCGCTGCCGCCTGCCCGGGGGGCATCGACATCTATTTCGAGAACGTCGGCGGCGCGGTCTTCGACGCGGTGCTGCCGCTGCTCAACATCGGCGCGCGAGTGACGGTGTGTGGGCTGATTGCGCATTACAACGAAGAGACGCTGCCGCCCGGTCCGAACCGGCTGCCACAGCTGATGACAGCAGTGCTGCAGAAGCGCATCCGCATGCAAGGCGTGGTCATCCTCGACCACTACGCCGACCGCTTCGACGCCTTCCGCCGCGACATGGGTGAGTGGGTCGCCACTGGCAGGGTGAAGCTGCGCGAGGACCGGGTCGACGGGCTGGAGAACGCGCCGACGGCGTTCATCGGCCTGCTCGAGGGACACAACTTCGGCAAGCTCGTGGTGCGCGTCTCGGACGATTGA
- a CDS encoding SDR family NAD(P)-dependent oxidoreductase: protein MSTQNLPVATPIALITGGSRGLGRSMALKLAERGVDVILTYRTAEQEARDVAAQLEARGRKASVLPLDVGRSDGFPAFAEAVRAELARVWKRDRFDILVNNAGSGTRAAFIETTEAQFDEMLNVHLKGPFFLTQKLLPLMADGGRILNVSSGLARYTFPGSSAYAVMKGGVEVLTRYLARELGPRRISVNVVAPGGIETDFGGGVMRDDTLKQMVASQTALGRVGVPDDIGGLVAALLAPESQWMTGQRIEATGGFFL from the coding sequence ATGAGCACCCAGAACCTCCCCGTCGCCACCCCCATTGCTCTCATCACCGGTGGAAGCCGCGGGCTCGGCAGGAGCATGGCCCTCAAGCTCGCCGAGCGCGGCGTCGACGTCATCCTCACGTACCGGACGGCGGAGCAGGAGGCGCGGGACGTCGCGGCGCAGCTCGAAGCCAGGGGGCGCAAGGCGTCCGTGCTCCCGCTCGACGTCGGCAGGAGCGACGGCTTCCCGGCCTTCGCGGAGGCGGTGAGGGCCGAGCTCGCACGGGTGTGGAAGCGCGACCGCTTCGACATCCTCGTGAACAATGCCGGGAGCGGCACCAGGGCCGCCTTCATCGAGACGACGGAGGCGCAGTTCGACGAGATGCTGAACGTGCACCTGAAGGGGCCGTTCTTCCTCACCCAGAAGCTGCTGCCCCTGATGGCGGACGGCGGGCGCATCCTCAACGTGTCGAGCGGTCTCGCGCGCTACACCTTCCCCGGCTCGTCGGCCTACGCCGTCATGAAGGGCGGCGTCGAGGTGCTCACCCGGTACCTGGCCCGGGAGCTGGGGCCCCGGCGCATCTCCGTCAACGTGGTCGCCCCGGGTGGCATCGAGACCGACTTCGGCGGCGGGGTGATGCGCGACGACACGCTGAAGCAGATGGTCGCCTCGCAGACCGCGCTGGGGCGGGTGGGGGTGCCCGACGACATCGGTGGCCTCGTGGCCGCGCTCCTCGCGCCGGAGAGCCAGTGGATGACCGGCCAGCGAATCGAGGCAACCGGCGGCTTCTTCCTCTGA